A section of the Pimelobacter simplex genome encodes:
- a CDS encoding IS256 family transposase, which produces MTAPHIVDPARLLGEALAEASPDLMRQLLQTMINALLSADADAVVGAEYGRPTPGRVAQRNGYRHRDLDTRVGTIDVAIPKLRKGTYFPEWLLERRKRAETALITVVADCYLAGVSTRRMDKLVKTLGIDSLSKSQVSRMAAELDEHVEQFRHRPLDAAGPFTFVAADALTMKVREGGRVINAAVLLATGVNGDGHREVLGMRVATAETGAAWNEFFADLVARGLSGVRLVTSDAHPGLVEAVAANLAGAAWQRCRTHYAANLMSVTPKSMWPAVKAMLHSVYDQPDRPAVHAQFDRLLDYVDGKLPEVHDHLDQARADILAFTEFPKDVWTQIWSNNPAERLNREIRRRTDAVGIFPTREAIVRLVGAVLAEQTDEWAEGRRYLGLEVLARCRVNPIPTTDTEIGADQLPALTA; this is translated from the coding sequence ATGACCGCTCCTCACATTGTCGACCCTGCACGCCTGCTCGGTGAAGCCCTCGCCGAAGCGTCGCCAGATCTGATGCGCCAGCTGCTGCAGACGATGATCAACGCCCTGCTGTCCGCGGACGCCGACGCCGTGGTCGGCGCCGAGTACGGCCGCCCCACCCCAGGCCGGGTCGCGCAGCGCAACGGCTACCGCCACCGCGACCTCGACACCCGCGTCGGCACGATCGATGTGGCGATCCCCAAGCTCCGCAAGGGCACCTACTTCCCCGAATGGTTGCTCGAGCGCCGCAAGCGAGCCGAGACCGCGCTGATCACCGTGGTAGCGGACTGCTACCTCGCCGGCGTTAGCACGCGGCGGATGGACAAGCTGGTCAAGACCCTCGGCATCGACTCGCTGTCGAAGTCGCAGGTCTCGCGGATGGCCGCCGAGCTCGACGAGCACGTCGAGCAGTTCCGCCACCGTCCCCTCGATGCCGCTGGCCCGTTCACCTTCGTCGCCGCCGATGCGTTGACGATGAAGGTCCGCGAGGGCGGCCGGGTGATCAACGCCGCGGTGTTGCTGGCCACCGGCGTGAACGGCGATGGCCACCGCGAGGTCCTGGGGATGCGGGTGGCCACCGCCGAGACCGGTGCGGCGTGGAACGAGTTCTTCGCCGACCTGGTCGCCCGCGGCCTGTCCGGGGTACGGCTCGTGACCAGCGACGCCCACCCCGGTCTGGTCGAGGCGGTCGCAGCGAACCTGGCTGGCGCGGCCTGGCAACGGTGCCGCACCCACTACGCAGCGAACCTCATGTCGGTGACGCCGAAGTCGATGTGGCCGGCGGTCAAGGCGATGCTGCACAGCGTCTACGACCAGCCCGACCGGCCGGCGGTGCACGCCCAGTTCGACCGGCTGCTGGACTACGTCGACGGCAAGCTCCCCGAGGTCCACGACCACCTCGACCAAGCGCGTGCGGACATCCTCGCGTTCACCGAATTCCCCAAGGACGTGTGGACCCAGATCTGGTCCAACAACCCCGCCGAACGACTCAACCGCGAGATCCGCCGCCGCACCGACGCCGTCGGGATCTTCCCCACCCGCGAGGCCATCGTGCGCCTCGTCGGCGCGGTCTTGGCCGAGCAGACCGACGAATGGGCCGAAGGCCGCCGATACCTCGGACTCGAAGTCCTCGCCCGCTGCCGCGTCAACCCCATCCCCACCACCGACACCGAGATCGGAGCCGACCAACTGCCAGCACTCACTGCCTGA
- the istA gene encoding IS21 family transposase, with product MLTREEDIDAHALRRQGWTISAIARHLGRDRKTIRAYLDGERVAGERKPADDDPFEPYLDYVRARLTEDPHLWAVTLFDEVTALGYDRSYPTFTRQIRTRDLRPHCEPCSATKGRANAPIEHPPGEETQWDWLELPNPPAAWGWGKNAHLLVGALAHSGKWRGQLAPTEQQPHLIAGLDAVARKLGGLTKKWRFDRMTTVCHPESGKVTATFAAVAKHYGVQIAICPPRRGNRKGVVEKSNHTAAQRWWRTLPDDVTIEEAQASLDRFCELRGDARLRPSAVDGRASVLTVAEREPLAPVPATPFPATIREDRTVSAQALVAWRGNFYSVPPELARAQVVVSQRLGDPHVDIATSSGIVIARHELAPDGAGVMVRDHGHVIALEQLVLAGHDTSRPHRRKERIPPGPAALAAADVLRARQQPDDLTATAASSDDVVIDLSKYDRAATGRNTLT from the coding sequence ATGCTGACACGGGAGGAAGACATCGACGCTCACGCGTTGCGCCGGCAGGGCTGGACGATCTCTGCGATCGCCCGGCACCTGGGCCGGGACCGCAAGACCATCCGCGCCTACCTCGACGGCGAGCGGGTCGCCGGGGAACGGAAGCCCGCCGACGACGACCCGTTCGAGCCGTACCTCGACTACGTCCGCGCACGTCTGACCGAGGACCCGCACCTGTGGGCGGTGACGTTGTTCGACGAGGTCACCGCGCTGGGCTACGACCGGTCGTATCCGACGTTCACCCGCCAGATCCGCACCCGGGATCTGCGGCCGCACTGCGAGCCCTGCAGCGCGACGAAGGGCCGGGCGAACGCGCCGATCGAGCATCCGCCGGGTGAGGAGACCCAGTGGGACTGGCTCGAGCTCCCCAACCCGCCAGCGGCCTGGGGATGGGGCAAGAACGCGCACCTGCTCGTCGGCGCGCTGGCCCACTCCGGCAAGTGGCGCGGCCAACTGGCTCCGACCGAGCAGCAGCCGCACCTGATCGCCGGACTCGACGCCGTCGCCCGCAAGCTGGGTGGACTGACGAAGAAGTGGCGCTTCGACCGGATGACCACGGTGTGCCACCCGGAGTCGGGCAAGGTGACCGCGACGTTCGCCGCGGTGGCCAAGCACTACGGCGTCCAGATCGCGATCTGCCCGCCGCGACGCGGGAACCGCAAGGGCGTGGTCGAGAAGTCCAATCACACCGCCGCGCAACGCTGGTGGCGCACCCTGCCCGACGACGTCACCATCGAGGAAGCCCAAGCCTCCTTGGACCGTTTCTGCGAGCTGCGTGGTGATGCCCGGCTGCGTCCATCCGCCGTCGACGGCCGAGCCAGCGTGCTCACGGTCGCCGAACGCGAACCACTGGCGCCGGTGCCGGCCACGCCGTTCCCCGCCACGATCCGCGAGGACCGGACGGTGTCGGCGCAGGCACTGGTCGCCTGGCGCGGGAACTTCTACTCCGTCCCGCCCGAGCTGGCCCGAGCCCAGGTCGTCGTGTCCCAGCGCCTCGGCGACCCGCACGTCGACATCGCCACCAGCAGCGGGATCGTGATCGCCCGCCACGAGCTCGCACCCGACGGCGCCGGGGTGATGGTCCGCGACCACGGCCACGTGATCGCGCTCGAGCAGCTCGTCCTGGCAGGCCACGACACCTCCCGCCCGCACCGCCGCAAGGAACGCATCCCACCCGGCCCCGCGGCCCTGGCGGCCGCCGACGTCCTGCGCGCTCGCCAGCAACCCGACGACCTCACCGCCACCGCCGCTTCCAGCGACGACGTGGTGATCGACCTGTCCAAGTACGACCGAGCAGCAACCGGAAGGAACACCCTCACATGA
- the istB gene encoding IS21-like element helper ATPase IstB yields MTDSLTVPMNGTQASLYQQLRGHLAALKLTAAAEHLPGVLAQAEAEEWSMTATLEHLLAREVEATEARRLAGRLRFASLPTPATLADFDFDAAPGVDKKLVEELATCRYLDTATNVLLIGPPGVGKTHLAVGLGRAAAEAGYRTYFTTAADLAARCHRAAIEGRWATTMRFFAGPTLLVIDELGYLPLPGEAASALFQVVSQRYLKTSIVLTTNRGVAGWGEVLGDTTVAAAMLDRLLHRSVVLNLDGDSYRLRDHHAKNEALRHAATGTRRPLQ; encoded by the coding sequence ATGACCGACTCCCTGACCGTGCCGATGAACGGTACGCAGGCCAGCCTCTACCAGCAGCTGCGCGGCCACCTCGCCGCCTTGAAGCTAACCGCGGCCGCCGAACACCTCCCCGGCGTGCTCGCCCAAGCAGAAGCCGAAGAGTGGTCGATGACCGCGACGCTCGAGCACCTGCTCGCCCGTGAGGTCGAAGCCACCGAAGCCCGCAGGCTCGCCGGCCGACTCCGGTTCGCATCCCTGCCGACCCCGGCCACGTTGGCCGACTTCGACTTCGACGCCGCCCCCGGCGTCGACAAAAAGCTCGTCGAGGAGCTCGCGACCTGCCGCTACCTCGACACCGCGACCAACGTCTTGTTGATCGGACCGCCAGGTGTCGGGAAGACCCATCTCGCCGTCGGGCTCGGCAGGGCTGCGGCCGAAGCCGGCTACCGCACCTACTTCACCACCGCCGCCGACCTTGCCGCCCGCTGCCACCGCGCCGCCATCGAAGGACGCTGGGCCACCACGATGCGGTTCTTCGCCGGCCCCACCCTCCTCGTCATCGACGAGCTCGGCTACCTGCCGCTGCCCGGCGAAGCCGCCTCCGCGCTGTTCCAGGTCGTGTCCCAGCGCTACCTCAAGACCAGCATCGTGCTGACCACCAACCGCGGCGTCGCAGGCTGGGGCGAAGTGCTCGGCGACACCACCGTCGCCGCCGCCATGCTCGACCGGCTGCTGCACCGCTCTGTGGTGCTCAACCTGGACGGCGACTCCTACCGACTCCGCGACCACCACGCCAAGAACGAAGCACTCCGTCACGCCGCGACCGGCACCCGCCGACCGCTACAGTGA
- a CDS encoding IS3 family transposase (programmed frameshift): MARKNYSEEFRRQAVDLYESTPGATVRGIAEDLGIVRGTLRHWLEVYGTGKKTAADGTLTSSPLQATPSKSSQSGPADETPEQKIARLEAENAALRAETTKLTTEREILQRAAKYFGRGDALVSRFQFVADNSATSRPGWTVKRLCELVEIERSSYYAWKAGAPARAERAAADAALVERIRKVHEADNTQGAPRITADLNDGAPPEQRVNHKRVARVMRAAGICGYVKKRRVRTTIPEPSGQKVPDLLKRDFTAPAPNQRYVGDITYLPIADGTNLYLATVIDCYSRRLAGWAIADHMRTELVEDALKAAAATRGSLAGAIFHSDHGSVYCSKDYAKLCAKLGVTQSMGAVGSSADNALAESFNAALKREVLQDERTWSDELACRRQVFKWLTRYNTRRRHSWCRYLSPIAYETGHAATLQPAA; encoded by the exons ATGGCCAGGAAGAACTACTCCGAGGAGTTCCGTCGTCAGGCCGTCGACTTGTACGAGTCCACCCCGGGCGCCACAGTCCGCGGCATCGCCGAGGACCTCGGCATCGTGCGCGGCACCCTGCGGCACTGGCTCGAGGTCTACGGGACCGGCAAGAAGACCGCCGCTGACGGGACACTGACCTCCAGCCCACTGCAAGCCACGCCGTCGAAGTCGAGCCAGTCCGGGCCGGCCGATGAGACGCCGGAGCAGAAGATCGCCCGGCTCGAGGCCGAGAATGCGGCGCTGCGGGCAGAGACAACGAAGCTGACGACCGAGCGGGAGATCCTCCAGCGGGCGGCCAAGTATTTCG GCCGGGGAGACGCGCTGGTGAGTCGCTTCCAGTTCGTCGCCGACAACTCCGCCACCTCCCGCCCTGGCTGGACGGTGAAGCGACTGTGTGAGCTCGTCGAGATCGAGCGCTCCTCCTACTACGCGTGGAAGGCCGGGGCACCAGCGCGGGCCGAGCGGGCCGCCGCGGACGCCGCGCTGGTCGAGCGGATCCGCAAGGTCCACGAGGCTGACAACACCCAAGGCGCGCCTCGGATCACCGCCGACCTCAACGACGGCGCACCGCCTGAGCAGCGGGTCAACCACAAGCGCGTCGCCCGCGTGATGCGTGCGGCCGGTATCTGCGGCTACGTCAAGAAGCGACGCGTGCGGACCACGATCCCCGAGCCATCGGGACAGAAGGTGCCCGATCTACTCAAGCGGGACTTCACCGCCCCGGCGCCGAACCAGCGCTACGTCGGCGACATCACCTACCTGCCGATCGCAGACGGCACCAACCTGTACCTGGCCACCGTGATCGACTGCTACAGCCGTCGGCTCGCGGGCTGGGCGATCGCGGATCACATGCGCACCGAGCTCGTTGAGGACGCGCTCAAGGCCGCGGCCGCGACCCGCGGATCACTGGCCGGGGCGATCTTCCACAGCGACCACGGGTCGGTCTACTGCTCGAAGGACTACGCCAAGCTCTGCGCGAAGCTCGGCGTGACCCAGTCGATGGGTGCCGTCGGGTCCTCGGCCGACAACGCGTTGGCGGAGTCATTCAACGCCGCGCTGAAGCGGGAGGTCCTCCAAGACGAGCGGACCTGGTCCGACGAGCTCGCCTGCCGTCGCCAGGTCTTCAAGTGGCTGACCCGCTACAACACCCGGCGGCGCCATTCGTGGTGTCGCTACCTGTCGCCGATCGCCTACGAGACCGGCCACGCCGCTACGCTGCAGCCCGCCGCGTAA
- a CDS encoding sigma-70 family RNA polymerase sigma factor, with amino-acid sequence MGVARLPHAPSARNPAVGVESPATAQCLADLRADLERQGGLTLDDVFRLVAAHGLTADEAASVLAQLAADGIEVEQPEVGSVETDVAESVSLNSPGTIGAHRILTAEDEVRLGRRIRLGLDAEADADTTPTDAQRALIDDGRDAQHTLVRCNVRLVMSIARRYVGQGLEIDDLIQEGTCGLMRAAVKFDHTLGFKFSTYATWWIRQSLDRAVANLSRTIRLPVYVVDQMQKVLKIQRQMELRDGRPPTINALAFELDLPREKVAAMLDYSRGVVSLDLLIGDDTTLGDLRADPRHTTHVTVERRVLRDDFGNRLCLVAEVMGERTADVLRRRFGFADDGERQTLEQIGVVYGVTRERVRQIESKALNSKFVHDLFQDLNESWFSDDAE; translated from the coding sequence ATGGGGGTAGCGCGCTTGCCGCATGCGCCTTCCGCTCGCAATCCTGCGGTCGGTGTGGAGTCGCCGGCGACGGCGCAATGTCTCGCCGACCTACGTGCGGATCTTGAGCGTCAGGGCGGCCTGACGCTCGACGACGTGTTCAGGCTCGTCGCCGCGCATGGCCTGACGGCCGACGAGGCGGCTTCCGTCCTGGCTCAGTTGGCGGCCGACGGCATAGAGGTCGAGCAACCTGAAGTGGGTAGCGTTGAGACGGACGTCGCCGAGTCCGTCAGCCTGAACTCACCGGGCACCATTGGCGCGCACCGCATCCTGACGGCCGAAGACGAAGTCAGACTCGGCCGCCGCATCCGCCTCGGTCTGGATGCCGAGGCGGATGCTGACACTACGCCGACCGACGCACAACGTGCTCTCATCGACGACGGCCGAGATGCCCAGCACACACTCGTGCGCTGCAACGTGCGGCTGGTGATGTCCATCGCACGGCGTTACGTGGGCCAGGGACTTGAGATCGATGACTTGATCCAGGAAGGCACCTGCGGCTTGATGCGCGCAGCAGTCAAGTTCGACCACACGCTGGGCTTCAAGTTCTCGACGTACGCCACATGGTGGATTCGTCAGAGCCTTGACCGCGCTGTGGCCAACCTGTCCCGCACGATCCGGTTGCCGGTGTACGTCGTTGATCAGATGCAGAAGGTTCTGAAGATCCAGCGGCAGATGGAACTGAGGGATGGTCGGCCGCCGACGATCAACGCCCTTGCGTTCGAGCTGGACCTACCCCGCGAGAAGGTCGCCGCCATGCTCGACTATTCACGTGGTGTAGTCAGTCTGGATCTGCTGATCGGCGACGACACCACATTGGGCGACCTTCGCGCGGATCCTCGACACACGACTCACGTGACCGTCGAGCGTCGCGTTCTGCGGGACGACTTTGGCAACCGCCTGTGCCTCGTGGCCGAGGTGATGGGTGAAAGAACGGCCGACGTCCTGCGCCGGCGCTTCGGGTTTGCCGACGACGGCGAGCGCCAAACGCTCGAGCAGATCGGTGTCGTCTACGGAGTGACCCGTGAACGCGTTCGACAGATCGAGTCCAAGGCTCTCAACAGCAAGTTCGTCCACGACCTGTTTCAGGATCTCAACGAAAGCTGGTTCAGCGATGATGCAGAGTGA
- a CDS encoding DNA cytosine methyltransferase, which translates to MSGEAQHPLLLSDRPDFEAGHPTVRLVDLFSGCGGLTLGVAQAAEAAGTALEIPLAIDSDADAGAVYESNFPKADFRQTTVGEFFGPRAGEPLADFELRVAEEVGTVTALVGGPPCQGHSDLNNHTRRRDPKNALYGHMSRAAEVLQPQAVLIENVPAVQHDKHAGEGVVARVERELRGLGFDVASGVVALAALGVAQRRRRHVLLAVREGLTAPADVLADLADRQDFRDLRWAIEDLVKAAPTGIDEPPRASAENRRRMQYLQDEGLVDLPNAERPRCHQADGHSYKSMYGRLSWDLPAQTVTSGFGSIGQGRYMHPSEIRALTPHEAARIQGFPDYFDFSAIALRSSLATMIGNAVPPQLSRSIFAELLPDLTAAGD; encoded by the coding sequence ATGAGCGGAGAGGCCCAGCACCCCCTGCTCTTGAGTGACCGGCCGGACTTCGAGGCCGGCCACCCAACTGTTCGGCTGGTCGATCTCTTCAGCGGATGCGGAGGGCTCACGCTCGGTGTCGCGCAAGCTGCCGAGGCTGCGGGAACCGCGCTCGAGATACCTCTCGCCATCGACTCAGACGCCGACGCCGGTGCCGTTTACGAGTCCAACTTCCCGAAGGCCGACTTCCGCCAAACGACCGTCGGCGAGTTCTTCGGCCCGAGGGCAGGAGAACCGCTGGCAGACTTCGAACTGCGTGTGGCCGAAGAGGTCGGTACCGTGACTGCACTCGTCGGCGGGCCACCGTGTCAGGGACACAGCGACCTCAACAACCACACGCGGCGTCGAGATCCCAAGAACGCGCTCTACGGTCACATGTCGAGAGCAGCCGAGGTCCTACAGCCTCAGGCAGTCCTGATCGAGAACGTTCCAGCAGTTCAGCACGACAAGCACGCGGGCGAAGGGGTCGTAGCGCGTGTCGAGAGAGAACTGCGCGGGCTTGGGTTCGACGTAGCGTCTGGAGTGGTGGCGCTCGCGGCTCTCGGCGTCGCCCAGCGACGACGGCGTCACGTTCTCCTTGCGGTACGTGAAGGGTTGACGGCCCCCGCAGATGTGTTGGCCGACCTGGCAGATCGCCAAGACTTTCGCGACCTTCGCTGGGCGATCGAGGATCTTGTGAAGGCCGCCCCAACGGGCATTGATGAACCGCCCAGGGCCTCGGCTGAAAATCGGCGCCGAATGCAGTACCTACAGGACGAGGGGCTTGTCGACCTGCCCAACGCTGAGAGGCCCCGATGCCACCAGGCCGACGGCCACTCGTACAAGTCCATGTATGGGCGCTTGAGCTGGGACCTTCCTGCGCAGACGGTGACAAGCGGATTCGGCTCGATCGGCCAGGGTCGTTACATGCACCCAAGCGAGATCCGCGCGCTGACTCCGCACGAGGCCGCCCGTATTCAGGGCTTTCCTGATTACTTCGACTTCTCCGCGATCGCGCTCAGGTCCAGCCTCGCAACGATGATCGGGAATGCGGTTCCTCCTCAGCTCAGCCGCTCCATCTTCGCCGAGCTGCTTCCCGACCTGACAGCCGCCGGCGACTAG
- a CDS encoding antirestriction protein ArdA gives MTTISITLRARSDEPRVWLGCLACYNDGRLVGEWVAAIDAPMITASQLHGRPTDHEELWCFDLDNLPLARELSPTEAGEWGTLLAEVDEHHRQAFAAWVLSGEYLAEGGGDLPSLADFEERYEGEWATFDDFGAELFEECGYDAEVPEHLAPYFDMRAWVRDLAYEYTTLRAPDGGVFVFRSL, from the coding sequence ATGACCACCATCAGCATCACCCTGCGCGCCCGAAGTGACGAACCCCGCGTCTGGCTCGGCTGCCTTGCCTGCTACAACGACGGTCGGCTCGTCGGCGAGTGGGTGGCCGCTATCGACGCGCCAATGATCACAGCAAGCCAGCTGCACGGACGCCCGACGGACCACGAGGAGCTGTGGTGCTTTGACCTGGACAACCTGCCTCTGGCGCGAGAGCTTTCGCCGACCGAGGCGGGCGAGTGGGGAACACTGCTGGCTGAGGTCGACGAGCACCACCGTCAGGCGTTCGCCGCTTGGGTCCTATCAGGTGAGTACCTTGCTGAAGGGGGCGGCGATCTGCCGAGTCTGGCTGACTTCGAGGAGCGCTACGAAGGAGAGTGGGCGACCTTCGACGACTTCGGGGCTGAGCTCTTCGAGGAGTGTGGCTACGACGCCGAGGTGCCCGAGCACTTGGCGCCGTACTTCGATATGCGCGCATGGGTCCGGGACCTGGCGTACGAATACACCACCCTGCGCGCGCCGGACGGCGGCGTCTTCGTCTTTCGCTCACTGTGA
- a CDS encoding recombinase family protein, with amino-acid sequence MNSQGQRVGYVRVSTADQNTARQLQGCALDRVFTDRVSGRRADRPQLDALRAFVREGDTVLVHSMDRLARNLDDLRRLVRELTEQGVQVSFLQEGLTFTGEDSPMATLLLSVMGACAEFERALIRERQAEGIAAAKQRGVYQGRRPALTTAQARELASRAAGGESVSALARDFGISRQTAHNYVRYGHPKTSAR; translated from the coding sequence ATGAACAGCCAAGGCCAACGAGTTGGCTATGTCCGCGTCTCCACGGCAGACCAGAACACTGCAAGGCAACTTCAAGGCTGCGCGCTAGATCGCGTCTTCACCGATCGGGTCTCCGGCCGGCGCGCCGATCGCCCACAGCTCGACGCTCTCAGGGCCTTCGTGCGCGAGGGCGACACCGTCCTGGTGCACAGCATGGACCGACTCGCTCGCAACCTCGACGACCTCCGCCGGCTGGTCCGCGAACTTACTGAACAGGGCGTCCAGGTCTCGTTCCTACAAGAGGGCCTCACCTTCACTGGCGAGGACTCCCCGATGGCGACGCTGCTGCTCTCCGTCATGGGCGCGTGCGCCGAATTTGAACGTGCATTGATTCGCGAACGTCAGGCGGAAGGAATCGCCGCCGCCAAGCAACGCGGCGTTTACCAGGGCCGACGTCCCGCGCTGACCACAGCGCAGGCTCGGGAACTCGCCTCACGAGCGGCTGGCGGCGAGTCCGTCAGCGCGCTCGCCCGTGACTTCGGCATCTCGCGACAGACCGCTCACAACTACGTCCGCTACGGCCATCCCAAGACGAGCGCGCGATGA
- a CDS encoding IS256 family transposase — protein sequence MTAGPSIDPAQFLNEQLSQASPDLMRDLLTTFVNALLSAQADAVCGAGYGERSMERVNSRNGYRHRDLDTRVGTLDVAVPKLRTGSLYPEWLLERRKRAERALTSVVATCYLLGVSTRRMDKLVQTLGITGLSKSQVSVMAKELDEHVEQFRTRRLEEAGPFTFVAADALVLKVREGGRVVPVHVLVATGVNADGHREILGVQVTSSEDGAGWLAFWRDLTARGLAGVKLVTSDAHAGLVAAIGATLPGASWQRCRTHYAANLMSATPKSSWGWVKALLHSIYDQPDADAVHAQFDRVVDALAEKLPKVAEHLEDARADILAFTAFPKEIWRQIWSNNPNERLNREIRRRTDVVGIFPDRASIIRLVGAVLAEQHDEWAEGRRYLGLDVLARAQAVDTCVVEEVTEPELQALTA from the coding sequence ATGACCGCTGGACCCAGTATCGACCCTGCACAGTTCCTGAACGAGCAGCTGTCCCAGGCCAGTCCTGATCTGATGCGGGACCTGCTCACCACGTTCGTCAATGCGCTGCTCTCGGCGCAGGCCGACGCGGTGTGCGGCGCCGGCTACGGCGAACGCAGCATGGAGCGCGTCAACTCCCGCAACGGCTACCGGCACCGCGACCTCGACACCCGCGTCGGCACTCTGGACGTCGCGGTTCCCAAGCTGCGCACCGGTTCGCTGTACCCCGAGTGGCTGCTGGAGCGCCGCAAGCGAGCAGAGCGGGCACTGACCAGTGTGGTCGCGACCTGTTACCTGCTCGGCGTCTCGACGCGGCGGATGGACAAGCTGGTGCAGACCCTCGGCATCACCGGCCTGTCCAAGAGCCAGGTCTCGGTGATGGCCAAGGAACTCGACGAGCACGTCGAGCAGTTCCGCACCCGACGGCTGGAGGAGGCCGGGCCGTTCACCTTCGTGGCCGCCGACGCGTTGGTGCTCAAGGTCCGCGAAGGTGGCCGGGTGGTGCCGGTCCACGTGCTGGTCGCCACCGGCGTCAACGCCGACGGGCACCGCGAGATCCTCGGCGTGCAGGTCACCAGCAGCGAGGACGGCGCCGGGTGGCTGGCCTTCTGGAGGGATCTGACCGCCCGCGGCCTGGCCGGGGTCAAGCTCGTCACCAGCGACGCCCACGCCGGGCTGGTGGCCGCGATCGGCGCCACGTTGCCCGGCGCCTCGTGGCAGCGCTGCCGAACCCACTACGCGGCGAACCTGATGTCGGCGACGCCGAAGTCCTCGTGGGGCTGGGTCAAGGCGCTGCTGCACTCGATCTACGACCAGCCCGACGCCGACGCTGTCCACGCCCAGTTCGACCGGGTCGTCGACGCCCTGGCCGAGAAGCTCCCCAAGGTGGCCGAGCATCTGGAGGACGCTCGTGCCGACATCCTCGCCTTCACCGCGTTCCCGAAGGAGATCTGGCGCCAGATCTGGTCCAACAACCCCAACGAGCGCCTCAACCGCGAGATCCGCAGGCGAACCGACGTGGTCGGGATCTTTCCCGACCGGGCCAGCATCATCCGGCTCGTCGGCGCCGTCCTGGCCGAGCAGCACGACGAGTGGGCCGAAGGCCGCCGCTACCTCGGACTCGACGTCCTCGCCCGCGCCCAGGCCGTCGACACCTGCGTCGTCGAGGAGGTGACCGAACCCGAACTCCAGGCCCTCACAGCCTGA
- a CDS encoding IS256 family transposase → MALPQSALSEILEAFRAGDGVDLIRDSVRLALQELIELEATQQIGAAPYERTEDRTAERNGHRPRMLTTKAGDVELRIPKLRKGSFFPIILEPRRRIDQALYAVVMEAYVHGISTRSVDDLVEAMGGSGVSKSEVSRICANLDEQVGAFRTRSLDHVEFPYIYLDATYLHVRNAPGKGGQVVSMAVVVATGVSATGEREILGLDVGDSEDEVFWRAFLLSLKQRGLAGVQLVISDQHSGLVKALGRAFQGVAHQRCRVHFARNLLAHVPKGQAELVATAFRMIFAQPTPEDVHAAWDKTREELAARFPKLGPLMDAAKAEVLAFTAFPREHWRKVWSTNPLERVNKEIKRRARVVGIFPNAAAVIRLVGAVLIDMHDEWIAGERRYLSEGSMAKLYETSNTHPVAAIDNGDA, encoded by the coding sequence ATGGCCTTGCCCCAGTCTGCCCTGTCCGAGATCCTCGAGGCGTTCCGTGCCGGTGATGGCGTCGATCTCATCCGTGATTCGGTCCGGCTCGCGCTCCAAGAGCTGATCGAGCTCGAAGCCACCCAGCAGATCGGCGCGGCGCCCTATGAGCGCACCGAGGACCGCACAGCCGAGCGGAACGGCCACCGTCCGCGGATGCTGACCACCAAGGCCGGCGATGTCGAGTTGCGCATCCCCAAGCTGCGCAAGGGCTCGTTCTTCCCGATCATCCTCGAGCCGCGGCGCCGTATCGACCAGGCGCTGTACGCGGTAGTCATGGAAGCCTACGTCCACGGCATCTCCACCCGCTCGGTCGACGACCTGGTCGAGGCGATGGGCGGCAGCGGTGTCTCCAAGTCCGAGGTCTCCCGGATCTGCGCCAACCTCGATGAGCAGGTCGGCGCGTTCCGCACCCGCAGTCTGGATCATGTCGAGTTCCCCTACATCTACCTCGACGCGACCTACCTCCACGTCCGTAACGCCCCGGGCAAGGGCGGTCAGGTGGTGTCGATGGCGGTGGTCGTCGCGACCGGCGTGAGCGCGACCGGGGAGCGGGAGATCCTCGGCCTAGATGTCGGCGACAGCGAGGACGAGGTCTTCTGGCGCGCCTTCTTGCTCAGCCTCAAGCAGCGCGGCCTGGCCGGCGTGCAGCTGGTCATCTCAGACCAGCACTCCGGACTGGTCAAGGCGCTGGGCCGGGCGTTCCAGGGTGTCGCGCACCAGCGGTGCCGGGTCCACTTCGCGCGCAACCTGCTCGCTCACGTGCCCAAGGGGCAGGCCGAGCTCGTGGCGACCGCGTTCCGGATGATCTTCGCCCAGCCCACGCCCGAGGACGTCCACGCGGCGTGGGACAAGACCCGCGAGGAGCTCGCCGCCCGGTTCCCCAAGCTCGGTCCGTTGATGGACGCCGCCAAGGCCGAGGTCCTGGCCTTCACCGCGTTCCCGCGCGAGCACTGGCGCAAGGTCTGGTCGACCAACCCGTTGGAGCGCGTGAATAAGGAAATCAAGCGCCGGGCCCGGGTCGTAGGCATCTTCCCCAACGCCGCCGCCGTCATCCGACTCGTCGGAGCCGTGCTGATCGACATGCACGACGAATGGATCGCCGGCGAGCGCCGCTACCTCTCAGAAGGCTCCATGGCCAAGCTCTACGAGACCAGCAATACTCACCCCGTCGCCGCCATCGACAACGGCGACGCGTAG